A region of Neovison vison isolate M4711 chromosome 7, ASM_NN_V1, whole genome shotgun sequence DNA encodes the following proteins:
- the POU2F2 gene encoding POU domain, class 2, transcription factor 2 isoform X7, with amino-acid sequence MTQLFPQPCGAGSMVHSSMGAPEIRMSKPLEAEKQGLDSPSEHTDTERNGPDTNHQNPQNKTSPFSVSPTGPSTKIKAEDPSGDSAPAAPPPPPPAQPHLPQAQLMLTGSQLAGDIQQLLQLQQLVLVPGHHLQPPAQFLLPQAQQSQPGLLPTPNLFQLPQQTQGALLTSQPRAGLPTQPPKCLEPPSHPEEPSDLEELEQFARTFKQRRIKLGFTQGDVGLAMGKLYGNDFSQTTISRFEALNLSFKNMCKLKPLLEKWLNDAETMSVDSSLPSPNQLSSPSLGFDGLPGRRRKKRTSIETNVRFALEKSFLANQKPTSEEILLIAEQLHMEKEVIRVWFCNRRQKEKRINPCSAAPMLPSPGKPASYSPHLVTPQGGAGTLPLSQASSSLSTTVTTLSSAVGTLHTSRTAGGGGGGGGAAPPLNSIPSVTPPPPATTNSTNPSPQGSHSAIGLSGLNPSTGSTMVGLSSGLSPALMSNNPLATIQALASGGTLPLTSLDGSGNLVLGAAGAAPGSPGLVTSPLFLNHAGLPLLSAPPGVGLVSAAAAAVAASISSKSPGLSSSSSSSSSSSSTCSEAAAQTPGGPGGPEAGSKPE; translated from the exons aaataAGAATGTCTAAGCCCCTGGAGGCCGAGAAGCAAGGTCTGGACTCCCCGTCAGAGCAcacag ACACTGAAAGAAATGGACCAGACACTAACCATCAG AACCCCCAGAATAAAACCTCCCCGTTCTCTGTGTCCCCAACCGGCCCCAGCACCAAG ATCAAGGCTGAAGACCCCAGTGGCGACTCAGCCCCAgcagcacccccgccccccccgccggCTCAGCCACATCTGCCCCAGGCCCAACTCATGTTGACGGGCAGCCAGCTAGCCGGG GACATACAGCAGCTCCTCCAGCTTCAGCAGCTGGTGCTTGTCCCCGGCCACCACCTCCAGCCACCTGCTCAGTTCCTGCTGCCACAGGCCCAGCAGAGTCAGCCAG GCCTGCTACCGACGCCAAATCTCTTCCAGCTACCTCAGCAAACCCAGGGAGCTCTTCTGACCTCCCAGCCCCGGGCGGGGCTACCCACACAG CCCCCCAAATGCTTGGAGCCACCATCCCACCCCGAGGAGCCCAGTGACCTGGAGGAGCTGGAGCAGTTCGCCCGCACCTTCAAGCAACGCCGCATCAAGCTGGGCTTCACACAG GGTGACGTGGGCCTGGCCATGGGCAAGCTCTACGGCAACGACTTTAGCCAGACGACCATCTCCCGTTTCGAGGCCCTCAACCTGAGCTTCAAGAACATGTGCAAACTCAAGCCCCTTCTGGAGAAGTGGCTCAACGACGCAG AGACTATGTCTGTGGACTCAAGCCTGCCGAGCCCCAACCAGCTGAGCAGCCCCAGCCTGGGCTTTGACGGGCTCCCCGGCCGGAGACGCAAGAAGAGGACCAGCATCGAGACAAACGTCCGCTTCGCCTTAGAGAAGAGTTTTCTAGCG AACCAGAAGCCTACCTCAGAGGAGATCCTGCTGATCGCAGAGCAGCTGCACATGGAGAAGGAAGTGATCCGCGTCTGGTTCTGCAACCGGCGCCAGAAGGAAAAACGCATCAACCCCTGCAGTGCAGCCCCCATGTTGCCCAGCCCGGGGAAACCGGCCAGCTACAGCCCCCATCTG GTCACACCCCAGGGGGGCGCCGGGACCTTGCCATTGTCCCAAGCTTCCAGCAGTCTGAGCACAACAG TTACTACCTTATCCTCAGCTGTGGGGACGCTCCACACCAGCCGGACAgccggagggggcgggggcgggggcggggccgcgccCCCCCTCAATTCCAtcccctctgtcactcccccaccccccgccaccaccAACAGCACAAATCCCAGCCCTCAAGGCAGCCACTCGGCTATCGGCTTGTCCGGCCTGAACCCCAGCACGGG AAGCACAATGGTGGGGTTGAGCTCCGGGCTGAGTCCAGCCCTCATGAGCAACAACCCTTTGGCCACTATCCAAG ccCTGGCCTCTGGTGGAACCCTGCCCCTTACCAGCCTTGACGGCAGCGGGAACCTGGTGCTGGGGGCGGCTGGCGCGGCCCCGGGGAGCCCCGGCCTGGTGACCTCGCCGCTCTTCTTGAACCACGCTGGGCTGCCCCTGCTCAGTGCCCCGCCTGGCGTGGGCCTGGTCTCGGCAGCCGCTGCGGCCGTGGCGGCCTCCATCTCCAGCAAGTCTCCGGGCctctcttcatcctcctcctcatcctcatccTCGTCCTCCACTTGCAGTGAGGCGGCAGCACAGACCCCTGGAGGCCCTGGGGGGCCCGAGGCAGGGTCCAAGCCCGAGTGA
- the POU2F2 gene encoding POU domain, class 2, transcription factor 2 isoform X6, translated as MTQLFPQPCGAGSMVHSSMGAPEIRMSKPLEAEKQGLDSPSEHTDTERNGPDTNHQNPQNKTSPFSVSPTGPSTKVGILSGLHLTFWGPGPCLSPPQIKAEDPSGDSAPAAPPPPPPAQPHLPQAQLMLTGSQLAGDIQQLLQLQQLVLVPGHHLQPPAQFLLPQAQQSQPGLLPTPNLFQLPQQTQGALLTSQPRAGLPTQPPKCLEPPSHPEEPSDLEELEQFARTFKQRRIKLGFTQGDVGLAMGKLYGNDFSQTTISRFEALNLSFKNMCKLKPLLEKWLNDAETMSVDSSLPSPNQLSSPSLGFDGLPGRRRKKRTSIETNVRFALEKSFLANQKPTSEEILLIAEQLHMEKEVIRVWFCNRRQKEKRINPCSAAPMLPSPGKPASYSPHLVTPQGGAGTLPLSQASSSLSTTVTTLSSAVGTLHTSRTAGGGGGGGGAAPPLNSIPSVTPPPPATTNSTNPSPQGSHSAIGLSGLNPSTGSTMVGLSSGLSPALMSNNPLATIQALASGGTLPLTSLDGSGNLVLGAAGAAPGSPGLVTSPLFLNHAGLPLLSAPPGVGLVSAAAAAVAASISSKSPGLSSSSSSSSSSSSTCSEAAAQTPGGPGGPEAGSKPE; from the exons aaataAGAATGTCTAAGCCCCTGGAGGCCGAGAAGCAAGGTCTGGACTCCCCGTCAGAGCAcacag ACACTGAAAGAAATGGACCAGACACTAACCATCAG AACCCCCAGAATAAAACCTCCCCGTTCTCTGTGTCCCCAACCGGCCCCAGCACCAAG GTGGGCATTCTCTCTGGCCTCCACTTAACATTCTGGGGTCCCggaccctgcctctctcccccccAGATCAAGGCTGAAGACCCCAGTGGCGACTCAGCCCCAgcagcacccccgccccccccgccggCTCAGCCACATCTGCCCCAGGCCCAACTCATGTTGACGGGCAGCCAGCTAGCCGGG GACATACAGCAGCTCCTCCAGCTTCAGCAGCTGGTGCTTGTCCCCGGCCACCACCTCCAGCCACCTGCTCAGTTCCTGCTGCCACAGGCCCAGCAGAGTCAGCCAG GCCTGCTACCGACGCCAAATCTCTTCCAGCTACCTCAGCAAACCCAGGGAGCTCTTCTGACCTCCCAGCCCCGGGCGGGGCTACCCACACAG CCCCCCAAATGCTTGGAGCCACCATCCCACCCCGAGGAGCCCAGTGACCTGGAGGAGCTGGAGCAGTTCGCCCGCACCTTCAAGCAACGCCGCATCAAGCTGGGCTTCACACAG GGTGACGTGGGCCTGGCCATGGGCAAGCTCTACGGCAACGACTTTAGCCAGACGACCATCTCCCGTTTCGAGGCCCTCAACCTGAGCTTCAAGAACATGTGCAAACTCAAGCCCCTTCTGGAGAAGTGGCTCAACGACGCAG AGACTATGTCTGTGGACTCAAGCCTGCCGAGCCCCAACCAGCTGAGCAGCCCCAGCCTGGGCTTTGACGGGCTCCCCGGCCGGAGACGCAAGAAGAGGACCAGCATCGAGACAAACGTCCGCTTCGCCTTAGAGAAGAGTTTTCTAGCG AACCAGAAGCCTACCTCAGAGGAGATCCTGCTGATCGCAGAGCAGCTGCACATGGAGAAGGAAGTGATCCGCGTCTGGTTCTGCAACCGGCGCCAGAAGGAAAAACGCATCAACCCCTGCAGTGCAGCCCCCATGTTGCCCAGCCCGGGGAAACCGGCCAGCTACAGCCCCCATCTG GTCACACCCCAGGGGGGCGCCGGGACCTTGCCATTGTCCCAAGCTTCCAGCAGTCTGAGCACAACAG TTACTACCTTATCCTCAGCTGTGGGGACGCTCCACACCAGCCGGACAgccggagggggcgggggcgggggcggggccgcgccCCCCCTCAATTCCAtcccctctgtcactcccccaccccccgccaccaccAACAGCACAAATCCCAGCCCTCAAGGCAGCCACTCGGCTATCGGCTTGTCCGGCCTGAACCCCAGCACGGG AAGCACAATGGTGGGGTTGAGCTCCGGGCTGAGTCCAGCCCTCATGAGCAACAACCCTTTGGCCACTATCCAAG ccCTGGCCTCTGGTGGAACCCTGCCCCTTACCAGCCTTGACGGCAGCGGGAACCTGGTGCTGGGGGCGGCTGGCGCGGCCCCGGGGAGCCCCGGCCTGGTGACCTCGCCGCTCTTCTTGAACCACGCTGGGCTGCCCCTGCTCAGTGCCCCGCCTGGCGTGGGCCTGGTCTCGGCAGCCGCTGCGGCCGTGGCGGCCTCCATCTCCAGCAAGTCTCCGGGCctctcttcatcctcctcctcatcctcatccTCGTCCTCCACTTGCAGTGAGGCGGCAGCACAGACCCCTGGAGGCCCTGGGGGGCCCGAGGCAGGGTCCAAGCCCGAGTGA
- the POU2F2 gene encoding POU domain, class 2, transcription factor 2 isoform X5 translates to MTQLFPQPCGAGSMVHSSMGAPEIRMSKPLEAEKQGLDSPSEHTDTERNGPDTNHQNPQNKTSPFSVSPTGPSTKVGILSGLHLTFWGPGPCLSPPQIKAEDPSGDSAPAAPPPPPPAQPHLPQAQLMLTGSQLAGDIQQLLQLQQLVLVPGHHLQPPAQFLLPQAQQSQPGLLPTPNLFQLPQQTQGALLTSQPRAGLPTQAVTRPTLPDPHLSHPQPPKCLEPPSHPEEPSDLEELEQFARTFKQRRIKLGFTQGDVGLAMGKLYGNDFSQTTISRFEALNLSFKNMCKLKPLLEKWLNDAETMSVDSSLPSPNQLSSPSLGFDGLPGRRRKKRTSIETNVRFALEKSFLANQKPTSEEILLIAEQLHMEKEVIRVWFCNRRQKEKRINPCSAAPMLPSPGKPASYSPHLVTPQGGAGTLPLSQASSSLSTTVTTLSSAVGTLHTSRTAGGGGGGGGAAPPLNSIPSVTPPPPATTNSTNPSPQGSHSAIGLSGLNPSTGSTMVGLSSGLSPALMSNNPLATIQALASGGTLPLTSLDGSGNLVLGAAGAAPGSPGLVTSPLFLNHAGLPLLSAPPGVGLVSAAAAAVAASISSKSPGLSSSSSSSSSSSSTCSEAAAQTPGGPGGPEAGSKPE, encoded by the exons aaataAGAATGTCTAAGCCCCTGGAGGCCGAGAAGCAAGGTCTGGACTCCCCGTCAGAGCAcacag ACACTGAAAGAAATGGACCAGACACTAACCATCAG AACCCCCAGAATAAAACCTCCCCGTTCTCTGTGTCCCCAACCGGCCCCAGCACCAAG GTGGGCATTCTCTCTGGCCTCCACTTAACATTCTGGGGTCCCggaccctgcctctctcccccccAGATCAAGGCTGAAGACCCCAGTGGCGACTCAGCCCCAgcagcacccccgccccccccgccggCTCAGCCACATCTGCCCCAGGCCCAACTCATGTTGACGGGCAGCCAGCTAGCCGGG GACATACAGCAGCTCCTCCAGCTTCAGCAGCTGGTGCTTGTCCCCGGCCACCACCTCCAGCCACCTGCTCAGTTCCTGCTGCCACAGGCCCAGCAGAGTCAGCCAG GCCTGCTACCGACGCCAAATCTCTTCCAGCTACCTCAGCAAACCCAGGGAGCTCTTCTGACCTCCCAGCCCCGGGCGGGGCTACCCACACAG GCCGTGACCCGCCCCACGCTGCCCGACCCGCACCTCTCACACCCGCAGCCCCCCAAATGCTTGGAGCCACCATCCCACCCCGAGGAGCCCAGTGACCTGGAGGAGCTGGAGCAGTTCGCCCGCACCTTCAAGCAACGCCGCATCAAGCTGGGCTTCACACAG GGTGACGTGGGCCTGGCCATGGGCAAGCTCTACGGCAACGACTTTAGCCAGACGACCATCTCCCGTTTCGAGGCCCTCAACCTGAGCTTCAAGAACATGTGCAAACTCAAGCCCCTTCTGGAGAAGTGGCTCAACGACGCAG AGACTATGTCTGTGGACTCAAGCCTGCCGAGCCCCAACCAGCTGAGCAGCCCCAGCCTGGGCTTTGACGGGCTCCCCGGCCGGAGACGCAAGAAGAGGACCAGCATCGAGACAAACGTCCGCTTCGCCTTAGAGAAGAGTTTTCTAGCG AACCAGAAGCCTACCTCAGAGGAGATCCTGCTGATCGCAGAGCAGCTGCACATGGAGAAGGAAGTGATCCGCGTCTGGTTCTGCAACCGGCGCCAGAAGGAAAAACGCATCAACCCCTGCAGTGCAGCCCCCATGTTGCCCAGCCCGGGGAAACCGGCCAGCTACAGCCCCCATCTG GTCACACCCCAGGGGGGCGCCGGGACCTTGCCATTGTCCCAAGCTTCCAGCAGTCTGAGCACAACAG TTACTACCTTATCCTCAGCTGTGGGGACGCTCCACACCAGCCGGACAgccggagggggcgggggcgggggcggggccgcgccCCCCCTCAATTCCAtcccctctgtcactcccccaccccccgccaccaccAACAGCACAAATCCCAGCCCTCAAGGCAGCCACTCGGCTATCGGCTTGTCCGGCCTGAACCCCAGCACGGG AAGCACAATGGTGGGGTTGAGCTCCGGGCTGAGTCCAGCCCTCATGAGCAACAACCCTTTGGCCACTATCCAAG ccCTGGCCTCTGGTGGAACCCTGCCCCTTACCAGCCTTGACGGCAGCGGGAACCTGGTGCTGGGGGCGGCTGGCGCGGCCCCGGGGAGCCCCGGCCTGGTGACCTCGCCGCTCTTCTTGAACCACGCTGGGCTGCCCCTGCTCAGTGCCCCGCCTGGCGTGGGCCTGGTCTCGGCAGCCGCTGCGGCCGTGGCGGCCTCCATCTCCAGCAAGTCTCCGGGCctctcttcatcctcctcctcatcctcatccTCGTCCTCCACTTGCAGTGAGGCGGCAGCACAGACCCCTGGAGGCCCTGGGGGGCCCGAGGCAGGGTCCAAGCCCGAGTGA
- the POU2F2 gene encoding POU domain, class 2, transcription factor 2 isoform X4: MTQLFPQPCGAGSMVHSSMGAPEIRMSKPLEAEKQGLDSPSEHTDTERNGPDTNHQNPQNKTSPFSVSPTGPSTKVGILSGLHLTFWGPGPCLSPPQIKAEDPSGDSAPAAPPPPPPAQPHLPQAQLMLTGSQLAGLTALMPTQQQLLLQQAQAQLLAAAVQQSSAAAAAAAASSTSSSSSSSSSSSASSSTSQPPASSGGGDLPPPQPASQPPGTPQLTLSQPIQLTAQDIQQLLQLQQLVLVPGHHLQPPAQFLLPQAQQSQPGLLPTPNLFQLPQQTQGALLTSQPRAGLPTQPPKCLEPPSHPEEPSDLEELEQFARTFKQRRIKLGFTQGDVGLAMGKLYGNDFSQTTISRFEALNLSFKNMCKLKPLLEKWLNDAETMSVDSSLPSPNQLSSPSLGFDGLPGRRRKKRTSIETNVRFALEKSFLANQKPTSEEILLIAEQLHMEKEVIRVWFCNRRQKEKRINPCSAAPMLPSPGKPASYSPHLVTPQGGAGTLPLSQASSSLSTTVTTLSSAVGTLHTSRTAGGGGGGGGAAPPLNSIPSVTPPPPATTNSTNPSPQGSHSAIGLSGLNPSTGSTMVGLSSGLSPALMSNNPLATIQALASGGTLPLTSLDGSGNLVLGAAGAAPGSPGLVTSPLFLNHAGLPLLSAPPGVGLVSAAAAAVAASISSKSPGLSSSSSSSSSSSSTCSEAAAQTPGGPGGPEAGSKPE; the protein is encoded by the exons aaataAGAATGTCTAAGCCCCTGGAGGCCGAGAAGCAAGGTCTGGACTCCCCGTCAGAGCAcacag ACACTGAAAGAAATGGACCAGACACTAACCATCAG AACCCCCAGAATAAAACCTCCCCGTTCTCTGTGTCCCCAACCGGCCCCAGCACCAAG GTGGGCATTCTCTCTGGCCTCCACTTAACATTCTGGGGTCCCggaccctgcctctctcccccccAGATCAAGGCTGAAGACCCCAGTGGCGACTCAGCCCCAgcagcacccccgccccccccgccggCTCAGCCACATCTGCCCCAGGCCCAACTCATGTTGACGGGCAGCCAGCTAGCCGGG CTCACGGCGCTGATGCCAACTCAGCAGCAGCTCCTCCTGCAGCAAGCCCAGGCCCAGCTCCTGGCCGCCGCTGTGCAGCAATCCagtgccgccgccgccgccgctgccgcctcctccacctcctcctcctcttcctcctcctcctcctcctctgcctcctcctcgaCCTCGCAGCCCCCAGCCTCCTCTGGGGGGGGGGACCTGCCACCACCACAGCCTGCCAGCCAGCCCCCCGGGACCCCGCAGCTCACCCTCTCCCAGCCCATCCAACTCACAGCACAG GACATACAGCAGCTCCTCCAGCTTCAGCAGCTGGTGCTTGTCCCCGGCCACCACCTCCAGCCACCTGCTCAGTTCCTGCTGCCACAGGCCCAGCAGAGTCAGCCAG GCCTGCTACCGACGCCAAATCTCTTCCAGCTACCTCAGCAAACCCAGGGAGCTCTTCTGACCTCCCAGCCCCGGGCGGGGCTACCCACACAG CCCCCCAAATGCTTGGAGCCACCATCCCACCCCGAGGAGCCCAGTGACCTGGAGGAGCTGGAGCAGTTCGCCCGCACCTTCAAGCAACGCCGCATCAAGCTGGGCTTCACACAG GGTGACGTGGGCCTGGCCATGGGCAAGCTCTACGGCAACGACTTTAGCCAGACGACCATCTCCCGTTTCGAGGCCCTCAACCTGAGCTTCAAGAACATGTGCAAACTCAAGCCCCTTCTGGAGAAGTGGCTCAACGACGCAG AGACTATGTCTGTGGACTCAAGCCTGCCGAGCCCCAACCAGCTGAGCAGCCCCAGCCTGGGCTTTGACGGGCTCCCCGGCCGGAGACGCAAGAAGAGGACCAGCATCGAGACAAACGTCCGCTTCGCCTTAGAGAAGAGTTTTCTAGCG AACCAGAAGCCTACCTCAGAGGAGATCCTGCTGATCGCAGAGCAGCTGCACATGGAGAAGGAAGTGATCCGCGTCTGGTTCTGCAACCGGCGCCAGAAGGAAAAACGCATCAACCCCTGCAGTGCAGCCCCCATGTTGCCCAGCCCGGGGAAACCGGCCAGCTACAGCCCCCATCTG GTCACACCCCAGGGGGGCGCCGGGACCTTGCCATTGTCCCAAGCTTCCAGCAGTCTGAGCACAACAG TTACTACCTTATCCTCAGCTGTGGGGACGCTCCACACCAGCCGGACAgccggagggggcgggggcgggggcggggccgcgccCCCCCTCAATTCCAtcccctctgtcactcccccaccccccgccaccaccAACAGCACAAATCCCAGCCCTCAAGGCAGCCACTCGGCTATCGGCTTGTCCGGCCTGAACCCCAGCACGGG AAGCACAATGGTGGGGTTGAGCTCCGGGCTGAGTCCAGCCCTCATGAGCAACAACCCTTTGGCCACTATCCAAG ccCTGGCCTCTGGTGGAACCCTGCCCCTTACCAGCCTTGACGGCAGCGGGAACCTGGTGCTGGGGGCGGCTGGCGCGGCCCCGGGGAGCCCCGGCCTGGTGACCTCGCCGCTCTTCTTGAACCACGCTGGGCTGCCCCTGCTCAGTGCCCCGCCTGGCGTGGGCCTGGTCTCGGCAGCCGCTGCGGCCGTGGCGGCCTCCATCTCCAGCAAGTCTCCGGGCctctcttcatcctcctcctcatcctcatccTCGTCCTCCACTTGCAGTGAGGCGGCAGCACAGACCCCTGGAGGCCCTGGGGGGCCCGAGGCAGGGTCCAAGCCCGAGTGA
- the POU2F2 gene encoding POU domain, class 2, transcription factor 2 isoform X2 — MTQLFPQPCGAGSMVHSSMGAPEIRMSKPLEAEKQGLDSPSEHTDTERNGPDTNHQNPQNKTSPFSVSPTGPSTKIKAEDPSGDSAPAAPPPPPPAQPHLPQAQLMLTGSQLAGDIQQLLQLQQLVLVPGHHLQPPAQFLLPQAQQSQPGLLPTPNLFQLPQQTQGALLTSQPRAGLPTQAVTRPTLPDPHLSHPQPPKCLEPPSHPEEPSDLEELEQFARTFKQRRIKLGFTQGDVGLAMGKLYGNDFSQTTISRFEALNLSFKNMCKLKPLLEKWLNDAETMSVDSSLPSPNQLSSPSLGFDGLPGRRRKKRTSIETNVRFALEKSFLANQKPTSEEILLIAEQLHMEKEVIRVWFCNRRQKEKRINPCSAAPMLPSPGKPASYSPHLVTPQGGAGTLPLSQASSSLSTTVTTLSSAVGTLHTSRTAGGGGGGGGAAPPLNSIPSVTPPPPATTNSTNPSPQGSHSAIGLSGLNPSTGPGLWWNPAPYQP; from the exons aaataAGAATGTCTAAGCCCCTGGAGGCCGAGAAGCAAGGTCTGGACTCCCCGTCAGAGCAcacag ACACTGAAAGAAATGGACCAGACACTAACCATCAG AACCCCCAGAATAAAACCTCCCCGTTCTCTGTGTCCCCAACCGGCCCCAGCACCAAG ATCAAGGCTGAAGACCCCAGTGGCGACTCAGCCCCAgcagcacccccgccccccccgccggCTCAGCCACATCTGCCCCAGGCCCAACTCATGTTGACGGGCAGCCAGCTAGCCGGG GACATACAGCAGCTCCTCCAGCTTCAGCAGCTGGTGCTTGTCCCCGGCCACCACCTCCAGCCACCTGCTCAGTTCCTGCTGCCACAGGCCCAGCAGAGTCAGCCAG GCCTGCTACCGACGCCAAATCTCTTCCAGCTACCTCAGCAAACCCAGGGAGCTCTTCTGACCTCCCAGCCCCGGGCGGGGCTACCCACACAG GCCGTGACCCGCCCCACGCTGCCCGACCCGCACCTCTCACACCCGCAGCCCCCCAAATGCTTGGAGCCACCATCCCACCCCGAGGAGCCCAGTGACCTGGAGGAGCTGGAGCAGTTCGCCCGCACCTTCAAGCAACGCCGCATCAAGCTGGGCTTCACACAG GGTGACGTGGGCCTGGCCATGGGCAAGCTCTACGGCAACGACTTTAGCCAGACGACCATCTCCCGTTTCGAGGCCCTCAACCTGAGCTTCAAGAACATGTGCAAACTCAAGCCCCTTCTGGAGAAGTGGCTCAACGACGCAG AGACTATGTCTGTGGACTCAAGCCTGCCGAGCCCCAACCAGCTGAGCAGCCCCAGCCTGGGCTTTGACGGGCTCCCCGGCCGGAGACGCAAGAAGAGGACCAGCATCGAGACAAACGTCCGCTTCGCCTTAGAGAAGAGTTTTCTAGCG AACCAGAAGCCTACCTCAGAGGAGATCCTGCTGATCGCAGAGCAGCTGCACATGGAGAAGGAAGTGATCCGCGTCTGGTTCTGCAACCGGCGCCAGAAGGAAAAACGCATCAACCCCTGCAGTGCAGCCCCCATGTTGCCCAGCCCGGGGAAACCGGCCAGCTACAGCCCCCATCTG GTCACACCCCAGGGGGGCGCCGGGACCTTGCCATTGTCCCAAGCTTCCAGCAGTCTGAGCACAACAG TTACTACCTTATCCTCAGCTGTGGGGACGCTCCACACCAGCCGGACAgccggagggggcgggggcgggggcggggccgcgccCCCCCTCAATTCCAtcccctctgtcactcccccaccccccgccaccaccAACAGCACAAATCCCAGCCCTCAAGGCAGCCACTCGGCTATCGGCTTGTCCGGCCTGAACCCCAGCACGGG ccCTGGCCTCTGGTGGAACCCTGCCCCTTACCAGCCTTGA
- the POU2F2 gene encoding POU domain, class 2, transcription factor 2 isoform X9, whose protein sequence is MTQLFPQPCGAGSMVHSSMGAPEIRMSKPLEAEKQGLDSPSEHTDTERNGPDTNHQNPQNKTSPFSVSPTGPSTKIKAEDPSGDSAPAAPPPPPPAQPHLPQAQLMLTGSQLAGLTALMPTQQQLLLQQAQAQLLAAAVQQSSAAAAAAAASSTSSSSSSSSSSSASSSTSQPPASSGGGDLPPPQPASQPPGTPQLTLSQPIQLTAQDIQQLLQLQQLVLVPGHHLQPPAQFLLPQAQQSQPGLLPTPNLFQLPQQTQGALLTSQPRAGLPTQPPKCLEPPSHPEEPSDLEELEQFARTFKQRRIKLGFTQGDVGLAMGKLYGNDFSQTTISRFEALNLSFKNMCKLKPLLEKWLNDAETMSVDSSLPSPNQLSSPSLGFDGLPGRRRKKRTSIETNVRFALEKSFLANQKPTSEEILLIAEQLHMEKEVIRVWFCNRRQKEKRINPCSAAPMLPSPGKPASYSPHLVTPQGGAGTLPLSQASSSLSTTVTTLSSAVGTLHTSRTAGGGGGGGGAAPPLNSIPSVTPPPPATTNSTNPSPQGSHSAIGLSGLNPSTGPGLWWNPAPYQP, encoded by the exons aaataAGAATGTCTAAGCCCCTGGAGGCCGAGAAGCAAGGTCTGGACTCCCCGTCAGAGCAcacag ACACTGAAAGAAATGGACCAGACACTAACCATCAG AACCCCCAGAATAAAACCTCCCCGTTCTCTGTGTCCCCAACCGGCCCCAGCACCAAG ATCAAGGCTGAAGACCCCAGTGGCGACTCAGCCCCAgcagcacccccgccccccccgccggCTCAGCCACATCTGCCCCAGGCCCAACTCATGTTGACGGGCAGCCAGCTAGCCGGG CTCACGGCGCTGATGCCAACTCAGCAGCAGCTCCTCCTGCAGCAAGCCCAGGCCCAGCTCCTGGCCGCCGCTGTGCAGCAATCCagtgccgccgccgccgccgctgccgcctcctccacctcctcctcctcttcctcctcctcctcctcctctgcctcctcctcgaCCTCGCAGCCCCCAGCCTCCTCTGGGGGGGGGGACCTGCCACCACCACAGCCTGCCAGCCAGCCCCCCGGGACCCCGCAGCTCACCCTCTCCCAGCCCATCCAACTCACAGCACAG GACATACAGCAGCTCCTCCAGCTTCAGCAGCTGGTGCTTGTCCCCGGCCACCACCTCCAGCCACCTGCTCAGTTCCTGCTGCCACAGGCCCAGCAGAGTCAGCCAG GCCTGCTACCGACGCCAAATCTCTTCCAGCTACCTCAGCAAACCCAGGGAGCTCTTCTGACCTCCCAGCCCCGGGCGGGGCTACCCACACAG CCCCCCAAATGCTTGGAGCCACCATCCCACCCCGAGGAGCCCAGTGACCTGGAGGAGCTGGAGCAGTTCGCCCGCACCTTCAAGCAACGCCGCATCAAGCTGGGCTTCACACAG GGTGACGTGGGCCTGGCCATGGGCAAGCTCTACGGCAACGACTTTAGCCAGACGACCATCTCCCGTTTCGAGGCCCTCAACCTGAGCTTCAAGAACATGTGCAAACTCAAGCCCCTTCTGGAGAAGTGGCTCAACGACGCAG AGACTATGTCTGTGGACTCAAGCCTGCCGAGCCCCAACCAGCTGAGCAGCCCCAGCCTGGGCTTTGACGGGCTCCCCGGCCGGAGACGCAAGAAGAGGACCAGCATCGAGACAAACGTCCGCTTCGCCTTAGAGAAGAGTTTTCTAGCG AACCAGAAGCCTACCTCAGAGGAGATCCTGCTGATCGCAGAGCAGCTGCACATGGAGAAGGAAGTGATCCGCGTCTGGTTCTGCAACCGGCGCCAGAAGGAAAAACGCATCAACCCCTGCAGTGCAGCCCCCATGTTGCCCAGCCCGGGGAAACCGGCCAGCTACAGCCCCCATCTG GTCACACCCCAGGGGGGCGCCGGGACCTTGCCATTGTCCCAAGCTTCCAGCAGTCTGAGCACAACAG TTACTACCTTATCCTCAGCTGTGGGGACGCTCCACACCAGCCGGACAgccggagggggcgggggcgggggcggggccgcgccCCCCCTCAATTCCAtcccctctgtcactcccccaccccccgccaccaccAACAGCACAAATCCCAGCCCTCAAGGCAGCCACTCGGCTATCGGCTTGTCCGGCCTGAACCCCAGCACGGG ccCTGGCCTCTGGTGGAACCCTGCCCCTTACCAGCCTTGA